The region ATGACGGATCAAGAAATCAAGGCAGCTTATGAACGTGACGGCTATGTGGTACGCAAAGATATTATTGACGACCAAGATTTAGAACCGATGCGCGACTTCATCAAGGCGAAGGTTGATGCGTATAGTCGCGAGTTGTATAACAAGGGCAAGTTAGCGTCGCTATACGAAGACGAATCTTTTGAGAGACGCTACGCTGCGATCTGCGAAAAGTTGGATATATTGCCTCGCAACTGGAGTTTTGGTGTATTTGGACGCGAGTTATATGATCTCTACAACCTCCCGAGTGTTCTTGACGTGGTCCGACTTCTGTTGGGTCCTGAAGTCTCGAATATCGGCACACCTGCGTTGCGGACGAAACTCCCTCGAAGTGTGATTACCTCGTTCCCGTGGCATCAAGACAGTCAATACTTCGACCAGTCGGTTGTCGAAAAAAAAGAAAAGCACACAGGCGGTCTCCACATCGTTACGGTGTGGGTGCCGTTGGTTGAAGCGACAGTCGAGAACGGGTGTTGCTGGGTTATTCCGGGCAGCCACCATTGGGGTTT is a window of Candidatus Poribacteria bacterium DNA encoding:
- a CDS encoding phytanoyl-CoA dioxygenase family protein, which encodes MTDQEIKAAYERDGYVVRKDIIDDQDLEPMRDFIKAKVDAYSRELYNKGKLASLYEDESFERRYAAICEKLDILPRNWSFGVFGRELYDLYNLPSVLDVVRLLLGPEVSNIGTPALRTKLPRSVITSFPWHQDSQYFDQSVVEKKEKHTGGLHIVTVWVPLVEATVENGCCWVIPGSHHWGLLDGARGADMNVRMEEDVEARGTPVAIPLKPGGALFMSNLTVHTSKVNTTRKSRWSIDFRYFPTPDRAELTAEAREAAQFIKNKQLAGGILPLVVLTEGHKPTWEEWEAEFSALQASRLG